One part of the Candidatus Deferrimicrobiaceae bacterium genome encodes these proteins:
- a CDS encoding efflux RND transporter periplasmic adaptor subunit: MNRAMASAAVLFLLAAGLTGCSAQGENGGKGANTAGRPLAAVETARAALADMAAGVDVTGNLSPKYDALVKSEFGGTVAEVYVTEWVRVKKGAPLARVDTREAEAMKNKAEASLEMAKAALLEAEAAGNRADREDERAHNLKEVGLVTQQNLDDARTQKEAAAARVSAARAQVRVAEEDIRQARARFSKAVIRAPFDGVVAERMVNVGEVVGEMQKELFRVVDNRLLDLTVTVPSSEMGALRVGQPLTFFTDAVPGRTFTGKVKFINPAVDESNRSVKVVAEVENRQEVLKGGLFVTGRIVTGKRTGVLQAPRASLLSWDVGGRKASLFVVTDNVARLRQVGTGVVSGDGVEIVSGLSAGEMVITRGGFNVRDGDRVKATQGNGGA; this comes from the coding sequence ATGAACCGGGCGATGGCATCTGCCGCCGTGCTCTTCCTCCTCGCGGCGGGACTTACGGGATGCTCCGCGCAGGGGGAAAACGGCGGGAAGGGGGCGAACACCGCCGGTCGGCCCCTCGCGGCCGTGGAGACGGCCCGTGCAGCCTTGGCCGACATGGCCGCGGGAGTCGACGTGACGGGGAACCTTTCCCCGAAATACGACGCCCTCGTGAAATCCGAGTTCGGAGGGACGGTGGCCGAAGTGTACGTCACCGAATGGGTGCGGGTGAAAAAGGGCGCCCCGCTGGCCCGCGTGGACACCCGCGAAGCCGAGGCAATGAAGAATAAAGCGGAGGCCTCTCTCGAGATGGCCAAGGCGGCCCTTCTGGAGGCGGAGGCGGCGGGGAACCGGGCCGACCGGGAGGACGAGCGCGCCCATAACCTGAAGGAAGTTGGTCTGGTCACGCAGCAGAACCTGGACGACGCCCGGACGCAAAAGGAGGCGGCGGCCGCCCGCGTCTCCGCGGCGCGGGCCCAGGTCCGGGTGGCGGAGGAGGATATCCGGCAGGCGAGGGCGCGATTCTCCAAGGCGGTCATCCGGGCGCCCTTCGACGGGGTGGTCGCCGAACGGATGGTCAACGTCGGGGAGGTCGTCGGGGAGATGCAGAAGGAGCTGTTCCGGGTGGTCGACAACCGCCTGCTCGACCTGACGGTCACCGTTCCCTCCAGCGAGATGGGGGCTCTTCGCGTGGGGCAGCCGCTCACCTTTTTCACGGACGCGGTTCCGGGAAGAACCTTCACGGGGAAGGTGAAATTCATCAACCCCGCCGTGGACGAGTCGAACCGGTCGGTGAAGGTCGTCGCCGAGGTCGAGAACCGGCAGGAAGTATTGAAGGGCGGTCTTTTCGTCACCGGGCGGATCGTCACCGGGAAGCGCACCGGCGTGCTCCAGGCGCCCCGGGCCTCCCTTCTGTCCTGGGACGTGGGAGGCCGGAAAGCGAGCCTGTTTGTAGTCACCGACAACGTCGCCCGCCTGCGTCAGGTCGGAACGGGGGTCGTGTCGGGGGACGGGGTGGAGATCGTCTCCGGGCTTTCGGCGGGGGAGATGGTGATCACGCGCGGGGGTTTCAACGTGAGGGACGGCGACCGGGTGAAGGCCACGCAAGGAAACGGGGGCGCCTGA
- a CDS encoding TetR/AcrR family transcriptional regulator, translating into MATKQGMRVRVSDVTARERLLKSATELFTRKGYSGTTVREIVAAAEVTKPVLYYYFRNKEGIYLDLMRGGFSRFDSLLEESLSERGSAVERLTRLCTQVFSLFLDHIDVARVMYAIYYGPPQGAPFIDFDAYHRRLQDVVRGLVREGIRRGEFEKGNVDDMMWAILGALNVAMESQLCQPGDALDRNGLERVLLIIYKGIAATGGSRKPRGKGGGK; encoded by the coding sequence GAAAAGCGCCACCGAACTGTTCACCCGGAAAGGGTACTCCGGGACGACCGTCCGGGAGATCGTCGCGGCCGCAGAGGTCACGAAACCGGTCCTGTACTACTATTTCCGGAACAAGGAAGGGATCTACCTCGATCTGATGCGCGGGGGATTCTCCCGGTTCGACTCCCTTCTCGAGGAATCCCTCTCGGAGCGGGGTAGCGCAGTGGAGAGGCTGACGCGCCTCTGCACGCAGGTGTTTTCCCTCTTCCTGGATCACATCGACGTGGCGCGCGTGATGTACGCCATCTATTACGGGCCGCCCCAGGGTGCGCCGTTCATCGACTTCGACGCCTATCACCGCAGGCTCCAGGATGTCGTCCGGGGACTGGTCCGGGAAGGAATCCGGAGGGGCGAGTTCGAGAAGGGGAACGTCGACGACATGATGTGGGCCATCCTCGGTGCCCTGAACGTCGCCATGGAGTCCCAGCTCTGCCAGCCCGGGGATGCGCTCGACAGGAATGGCCTGGAGAGAGTCCTGCTCATCATATACAAGGGAATCGCCGCGACGGGGGGAAGTCGGAAGCCGCGGGGGAAAGGAGGCGGGAAATGA